From Micromonospora echinaurantiaca:
GATCCGGTGCGCTCGACGTGGGACCGGTGGCCTCGGGCGGAGCGGTGCCGCCCGGGGTGGCCGGCGGACCGGATCGGCCGGTCACCCCGGTCCACCGCACCCCGGCCGGCGGTCAGTCCGCCGAGGCACGCAGCCGGTTGTTGACGTCGTGCACGCCCGGGGTGCTCCAGGCGCGGTCGTGGGCGGCGGCGCTCACCTCGGCCGAACTGACCACGCCGTCCAGGATCACCACGCGGTTCTGCACCTCGATGCAGATCCGTTCGTGTCTGAGCAGCGGGTCCCGCTGCATCCGGTCCAGCAGGCGGCAGGCCAGCCGGGCGTCCTCGGAGGTGGGTCGGGTCTCGAACAGCGACGGGAATTCGTGGGGGAAGAACCAGGGGTAGGTCATGTCGAGCTCCTCGGGTTGCTGCGGCGTGCCGGTGGCCGGCTGTGCGGCCGCCGCGACCACGCCGCGGGGGTGATCCCCCCGCACTACCCCGCGGGGCCCGCGGCCAACACGACGAAACGATGACGGTTCGCGCCCAGCCTCATGACGGTCGCTGCCGTGCGCGTTCGCACCAGGGCAGCCACGCCCAGACCCTGGCCCCGGGCGACGGTCAGCTCGCCGTGAGCGGGCGGAGGGCGCCTTTCGGCGGGTCGGCCGCCACGAGACGCCCGACCGGGCGGCCCCCGCCCGCTCCCCCGCGGCGTATCCGGCCGTCGGTGGTCGGGCGGGCAGGCGGGCAGCGGCGGCGGCTACAGGTTGTGGCGGTCGTCGGACGGCAGGCGCGGCGGCTCCGCCGGCTGCGCAGACTGGCCGGGCTGACCGAGCTGCGCGACGTGGGTCGGGTCGAGGACCCGGGAGAGGAACGAGCGGGTCCGTTCGTGCCGGGGGGCGCCGAGCACCTCCTGCGGCGGCCCCTGCTCGACCACCACGCCGCCGTCCATGAAGACGACCCGGTCGGCCACGTCGCGGGCGAACGCCATCTCGTGGGTGACCACCATCATCGTCATGCCGTCCTCGGCGAGCTTGCGCAT
This genomic window contains:
- a CDS encoding BON domain-containing protein, which gives rise to MTYPWFFPHEFPSLFETRPTSEDARLACRLLDRMQRDPLLRHERICIEVQNRVVILDGVVSSAEVSAAAHDRAWSTPGVHDVNNRLRASAD